A genomic window from Salvia hispanica cultivar TCC Black 2014 chromosome 5, UniMelb_Shisp_WGS_1.0, whole genome shotgun sequence includes:
- the LOC125189735 gene encoding protein FRIGIDA, translating to MENLQGAGKLYSVCERKRVSFVQVVPPPTPPYDALPHSPNLETLPPPFLNSISELKHFSAAMSAFLRCYDDLHTHLQSINASISAMLPPERPHISQSPPQTPEALANTTVEKQQDDKIPSKSELEGFCKAMCSRGVRKYLVSHLSNLPMLQEQLPKALRLAPNPWKLVLECLGKFFLQGSKAFARDSPMIPAREASILVLECFLLMRGLDVSSEANCGILDIEKAVEEEANVAALAWRKRLVIEGGLARANQIDARGLLLFVACFGVPDTFQVEDMRDLVIAGNAKEIVHVLQKSHLLMNSIPEIVEEMMKKKMEVDAVDIVYTFGLEERFNPHTILISFLQESSETWKKSKKGPQGSPATLNAANKKQLDILKSIRGCLERHSIDPAKLLPGWQINEKIVNLEKDITEFDRKSEVDKASQKRKPSEIETPKVQDAKRVRHVNHGTQQQKASAHVDSRRGLLDNRHSNRVNSYAAPAVMYGGPGAGLLPESMIPSGVGAASHGGMLPTYAHQEPVLADPTGQLNRGTHPYMWHRDSAIHERYTSQPPPTGLGLTSLYRASSSVDSFPGNTTSLVGHGNRGSTSDLYQLHKTSATTDNQFSAITKPLKLMVGFLLRIQPVKHLIKKKIV from the exons ATGGAAAACCTACAAGGGGCCGGGAAGCTATACTCTGTTTGTGAGAGAAAAAGAGTGTCATTTGTTCAAGTGGT GCCACCACCTACGCCGCCCTATGACGCCCTTCCTCATTCTCCAAACCTAGAAACCCTCCCTCCGCCCTTCCTCAACTCAATTTCCGAACTGAAACACTTCTCCGCCGCGATGTCCGCCTTCCTCCGATGCTACGATGACCTCCACACCCACCTCCAATCCATCAACGCCTCTATCTCCGCGATGCTGCCGCCAGAACGCCCTCACATTTCCCAATCACCCCCGCAGACACCCGAAGCTCTAGCAAATACAACCGTGGAGAAACAACAGGACGATAAAATTCCCTCGAAATCGGAGCTCGAGGGCTTCTGCAAAGCAATGTGCAGCCGCGGCGTGCGGAAATATTTGGTCTCTCATTTGTCTAATCTCCCAATGCTGCAGGAACAACTGCCAAAGGCGCTGAGGCTGGCTCCAAACCCTTGGAAGCTGGTTTTGGAATGTTTGGGTAAATTCTTTTTGCAGGGGAGCAAGGCCTTTGCTAGGGACTCCCCGATGATCCCTGCTCGTGAGGCGTCGATTTTGGTGTTGGAATGCTTCTTATTGATGAGAGGATTGGATGTTTCCAGTGAGGCCAATTGTGGGATCTTGGACATTGAGAAGGCagtggaggaggaggcgaATGTTGCAGCCTTGGCGTGGCGGAAGAGGTTAGTGATTGAAGGGGGTTTGGCCAGGGCTAACCAGATCGATGCACGCGGACTTTTGCTGTTTGTTGCTTGTTTTGGCGTACCGGATACGTTTCAGGTTGAGGATATGCGGGATTTGGTGATTGCGGGGAATGCCAAGGAGATTGTCCATGTGTTGCAGAAGTCTCATTTGCTTATGAACTCAATTC CAGAGATAGTTGaggagatgatgaagaagaaaatggaagTAGATGCTGTTGATATTGTTTATACATTTGGCCTTGAAGAGAGGTTTAATCCAcacacaattttaatttcatttctacaaGAATCTAGTGAAACTTGGAAAAAGTCAAAAAAGGGACCACAGGGTTCACCAGCTACACTT AATGCAGCAAATAAGAAGCAGTTGGATATTCTGAAATCTATCAGGGGGTGTTTGGAAAGGCACAGCATTGATCCTGCAAAGCTTCTTCCCGGATGGCaaatcaatgaaaaaattgtaaatctAGAAAAAGACATCACTGAATTTGATAGGAAATCGGAAGTAGACAAAGCATCTCAGAAAAGAAAACCGAGTGAAATCGAGACGCCAAAAGTCCAAGATGCAAAACGTGTGCGCCATGTTAATCATGGTACACAGCAGCAGAAAGCTAGTGCTCATGTTGATAGCAGAAGGGGTTTGTTGGATAACAGACATTCTAACCGTGTCAATAGTTATGCTGCTCCAGCTGTGATGTATGGAGGACCTGGTGCAGGGTTACTACCAGAAAGTATGATTCCGTCTGGAGTTGGGGCTGCGAGCCATGGTGGCATGCTTCCGACATATGCTCATCAGGAGCCAGTTTTGGCTGATCCAACAGGGCAGCTTAACCGTGGCACTCATCCCTACATGTGGCATCGGGATTCAGCCATACACGAAAGGTATACTAGCCAACCTCCACCTACAGGGCTAGGGTTGACTTCCTTATACAGGGCATCATCATCCGTTGACAGCTTCCCAGGGAATACTACCTCATTAGTAGGTCATGGAAATCGGGGTTCTACATCTGATCTATATCAGTTGCATAAAACGTCTGCCACTACAGATAACCAATTTTCAGCGATCACAAAACCATTGAAATTGATGGTTGGATTTCTCCTCCGAATACAGCCAGTTAaacatttgattaaaaaaaagattgtCTGA